The Hydra vulgaris chromosome 14, alternate assembly HydraT2T_AEP genome includes the window TCagaattaaaatttagaattataaataaaattagaaatagtTGTCTCTGCCTTCTCTGTTTAAAGAAAGTCATCAAGGCTTgccttttttaaattgaaattgaaattaaattaagaagtttaattctattttccaaactatatttaaatataagttaaatagtGTAATTCATAAGTACTCACAGTTTCATTTATTTCCACCggttaacataatttttatccGTCTTGAgctataactttattaaagatTACAAGAGCCATTAAGCAATCAGTGTTGAGCATTTAGTTAAAACAATCAGCCTTACCATTAATACAGTTAACTAAAGTAGCTGCTAAAACGAAAAATTATGTGTTAAAgtacatttttatttagactATAAAATCTAAATTGGAAGTAAActgaaaactaaatttcttttgGAACCGTTTTCCGATGTTTAAACtgtgattttaaaaatacatttcattTATCTTTGTCTTTAAATTACAGTGTTTCTGGTTTAAAACCATACAAAGTAAATTTACGTGCTGTAATGGCATTTCATGAAACTGGACGTGGTAGAGAAGAAGTGTGTACTTTTACTTCCATAATGAATAAGCCACCGCCTCTTACAAATTACAACTATGATCTTAAAAGCAATAAATTACATAAGGAGTGTAAAGAAGGTATAGACAAATGCTTCCAATGATGACATTATTGATTGTGGCATATTAACAAATGAAACATGGCAGTTTTATGGAGTGCATGATTGCTGGAGTGTATGATTGCTGGAGTGTATTCTTGCTGGAGTGCAAGATTCCAGCTCATTCAAAAGTATGTTCAAGGTATAGTATATTAGAGCCGGTAACTCAAATTTGTTTACAATAGTTGTTCAAAGTAAGCTAAATGGTGATTATATCCCCGAAAAGCTAAAatgtattgtttattattaaaaaagaataggTTGTTGTTTacgtaaaaagttaaatatttaaaaaggaaGTTGTTAAGCAATGGCTTGAAAATATCCGGGATGGAGGAGAATGActaataagcaataaaaaataataaaacaatacaaaCTTTTGTAGTAATGGCTATTaggcaaaacaaaaataactgaGTATGAGAAATTCTGTAATAACCGTACTTTACCATTGCACAAAGTTTTCATACGAAGTCACTCGTCAGCAGTTTTGTTTGAATGGTAAAAACTGCTAGTGCAAATGGCAATCACTAGTAAACAAtcctataaataaaaaagtagtttaccTGCAGCTATTATGgaagaaattaaacttatttttttaggcTTATCAAaccttaatatgcttatatgAAATGACACATGGAAAAATTCCACTGCTCTGTCAATGTCAGCATGGAGAGTGATGTGGTCCAtctcatttttaattatgtcaacAACTTCACAGTCGTCATCATATAGTTCCATATGATAAGTGATGCTGTCAGACAGGTCATTTATCAAGATTACAAAGAGCAATGGGCCCAAGACCGAGTCTTGAGGCACCCCACAAGTTACCACTTGCCATTCAGATGTGATACCCACTTGTTGACTTTTGTTGCGTAACCAAACTGAGATCCAGTCTACGAGCGCGCCTTGAATACCGTCAGTTTTTAACTTATGAAGATGGTGtttattgtcaaaagcatttgcaAAGTCTGTGTATATAACGTCTAGTGTGTGGCTGCAATGAGTTGCTTCCGTCATGATGTCCTAAGTTTCTAACGGTTTTAGACACAATCTTTGCAATGAACAAAACCATGCAGCATTCGAGTAATTAAGCCATTAGTAACGCTGTTTTCTATTATGCTTGTTTGAAAAGTACTTTCATTATTTTGCATGGAATGGAGTGAGCAAGAAAGGTACTTTGATGCATCAAGTTTACTCTTATTCTTGAAAAAAGGCGTTACATTCAATTTTCTCCATAAGTTGGAAACTACATCAGTTGCAAACGAGCACTTATAGATAAGAAAATAAGACTCGGCAAAGGTAGCCGCACCTTTACTAAGGACCCGTGGATGTAAGTCGTCGTAGCCGGTTGATTTTCTTTCATCAACGTAGTTGAGGCATTTTTGTACTACAACGATTAAAAAACTTGTTGGATTAACGACACAAATTGCTTCAGTACGACTTTCAAAGGCTAACATTGGACCTTCGGGCTCCAAAACAAAAACCGATTGAAAATTGTTATTCAACAATGAGTATATATAGCCGGTATCGGTAGCGATGTTGCTATTGGCTGTTTCTAGCAATGTACTAGTGTTTCTAATGCTCTGTTTGTTTCGCATGTAAGCGTTTAGAGTTGCTTTTGGACTCTCTGGCGTGTTTCTCTTTGTAGTTTTGCATGAcagattttaccattttatcAACGTTTTTGCTTGCGGTGCGATGAGGTTCTTCGAGTAATTTGTGCGTATTCCGACCTGCATTAATGTACTTAGCCCAAGAGACGCGTTAGCCTAAACCGCCTTAATAAGACCTGGTTTTATCCTTTGCTCCTGTTTCTCAGTAAAAAGAGTAGTTGTTGATGGGATGCGTAGTTTAATGGCTTCATTGTAAGCGTTTACTAGGAGCTGGTAGTAATTGTTAGCATTTAAACCAGTGAATTCTGTTTTCCAATCAACAGCTGCGATATGTGCGAATATCGCTGTATATTTTGCTTGGCTCCGAATAATCAAGGTCATTGCAGTAAAGTAGGTGAGTTGTCAAGGCCTACAACAGCGAGTTAAACTTCAATGAATTAGTGTGCCCAGCCCATTGGAGTACCGCCGTTGAATAACTATTTGATGAAGGTAGCACAGTATGGCTCATTTGCTAATAAGCTCGATGTGTCGACTACTACGGTACGTGACAAGCTGAGTTAGATGACATTTATCAAGGCACTTTTGGAACCTGATCTTGCCTTGACATTTATCTCTCACATAACGGTGGCATATGCCATTACTAATTTCGATATAGATGCATGGCTAAAACTGAAATTGCCATATAGTAGAATTGCTGAGCAGTTAGGCAGTATCTGCCCAACAGCCATAATCAAAGTGATACCCAGAGTAAGAACCTGATCATTAAAGTTGGGTGGACGATATAAGCAGCCGAGGAAAAACGATTTTTCaccaagtttattttttgccgAATTTTCTTAATTGATATTGAGCTAAGTGGCACTATCTTCGTCGACTATGATATCGTCATAAATCTGTGTAAACGGCAActcaaacattttatatatagataatcctttattatatttatatatagtaataaatttatccatatataattactaataataaagtgatttgattttgtaaaacagcaaaaatttaacttattgtAATGAAATTTATCCGAAAACAAACAACAGAACAACGCGTCTTatcttataaagttttttatttctttaaaacttctttaaaaagttattaacaaacTTGGTactaaattagataaaaagttAGATTTAAAAGGTGCACCTCCTTAATTTAAGGATTATCCAAGTTGTTACTGTTGATATCGCCGTTTTTTTATTGGAAGCTTTCcctgttttttcttatttttcgcTTAGGAGAAATAATTGCAAAATGATCAGAAACATCGGTTTTCATTGGTCCCTTTTTTTTAGCGAAGTCGGTGAATAAAATGTAAACGATTAAGGACGAAGAATAGTTTGCGATTCTGGTCGGTCTATTAATTATAGGTAATGtttcaatttcaaataattcattaaaaatattcttatgttttgatttttataataatcaaaagtttgttattttaaaatcgcctataaataatttttaacaaagttatttttttttcaagatcgGTTTTCTTTATAAcgtttttcagtaaaaaaatttgcaagttTTTAGTTGATGGCCAACGCTTATTAACGTTTAACTGAGACCTTACACTTGCaagcaaatttttgaaaaaactcaaGCATGGaggtttttttttcgttaaaaaaaattttaactttgtataAAGTCAGCAAAATGCACTTTTCTGACAGAAGCAAGGGGATTTTGACaatataatttatcaataagcgttcaaaaaatatacttataagCTGTTGCTGTACCACCAAACTGAAAATTTGCAGTTTTTTTCACAATGAGTCAACCCATATCTTAAGGCTTGGCTCAATGACACAATAAGCCACAAAGTCCAcaagtgtttgttttttaataagattgattttttaaatataaaaaaactacaaactgcattaaaaattattgtgttaattaaataattaaaaacttttattaaaataagtgtCTGAACTGTCAAACAAAAAGTTCtgtaaaagaaatgatttgaataGAAATATAaccatttaacaaaataacaacaacaaaaaaaaatacttaaatactcTTGGCTTATAAAAAACATCCGTGACTGTCTCAGTAAAACAGAGAGTTGAGAAAAAAAGATCTGAAAATCTCtctatatttaaagattttcacAACTCGCTATCCTtctgaaataatatatattgaataaatattttaaaaatatatcatttacgCATGACTATCAAAATAAAcgataaaaattatcaaacatgaataataaaacaattttttacaatttacaataaataacttccacacaaaaatattattgaaaaatttttttgttaaaaaattaatttaaaatcgtATCATAAGTGTCACGCATTTGATTCATGAAATCTCTGCTTTGGTCATGAAGAATCTCTTCAAATGCTAAAACCAAATCTTTTTCAAGCTTAGGTCTTttactataagaaaaaaaaaaaaagtaatgaaacaTGAACCAAATGTGCGTTTATGTTAAAGTATTTTCATATATTAATGAATTCCTGTCAAGATATTGTTTTGATATAGGTATTTTCTTATACACTAAGGGTAGGGTATggaaatttaactttaaacaactaCTTCAcctttttcttgtatttttttaataaagaaactgGTTCATGGCTGCTTTATAGAATTACACTCTATAAATAGACATAAAACATGCCGTACTTTATAATAGGTCTATTCGCATAGTCGAAGTTCttgctaaattatttaataaaatttttaatttttaattaacttaactataataaatatgGGTCGTAAAAGCTGTATCaataattgataaaatgaaattatgataaaagttctaaagaaaaaacttttcgtCTTCCATGAACaccaataataaagaaaaaagtgatCAGCTGATATCCAAAGAGACAACATAACAGATAAGAAAGAAACTCATTTGTGAAAGGCACTGGCCTGTTGGGTACGTTTCAACAAAAGATTATGGCAAAGAAAGACTTCGTGATCCTCCATCTGTGTTTAAGCGTGTAAAACCAAGTTTAATATCTAAACCATCTGGTTGCCCCAAGAAAAATTTAGGATCGCATCCAGAAACTAGAAATGTTCAATCTGACGAGTtgtatggttttaatttaaaagatgttataaaatcttttaatgatcTGAAAGTAAACATAggaaactataaatttaatggaatagatatatttattactGAAACAGAAAACCAGGTTTTGATTCAATCATTAGAGTTCGTTCATATTTGGCATTGTTTGTTCtgagaataaataataattttcagcATGAATCTTTTCACTTTGGAGTCAGGTGTTTAATAAAGACACTCTCACAGAACAGAATTAccatattgaatatatattattgaatattccatttttaaaaaaaagttaatgccATTCGAATAATTATGAACGGtagtgtatataaataaatattaaaaaaaaaaaatattttgaagactgaaaaagttttttcgtttttttaaaaaaagtttttttactatttgatAGATTGCCTGCCCTAACCAAACCTTCAGtcatgtagcagcacttccttgtaatagcaggctataagatagtcgatgtagcaacactccatgcatgttttacagtaaaaaaataaaaataaaaacattcggaatgtttttatttttaaaaaataaaataaaaacattctagcCTTTTAACTTgggtttttgtggttttttaaaaaaatattaaatttaattagtttcctcaattaaattaatgcattttgttataatctaactttaattttgtcaGTTTAAAAACCATAGACAAGCTACGAACTTTTTTTGACCACAAACTGTATATTTAACGCCTTTactacatgtatatgtatatatatatatatatatatatataatatatatatatatatatatatatatatatatatatatatatatatatatatatatatatatatatatatatatatatatcttctataGCTTGTTTAGATGAGCATTTGCTCACTatttttgcttatctttataggatactgtgtttaaaaaaaaaacgaaaaaaaattaaagaaaagattgctgccccatgccaaaccctcaatgtagcagcactccactgcgagtcaggctgtttgtcagtagatgtatgtactgaagcccccggcagcaagCTATTTCAGTGTGATGTCAGAATGCTCATCTAAACTAgcaatttatgttatattatgtaataaaaagagAAGCAATCATTtagacaaatcaaaaaaaaaatttgttagaatTTGTCAACAGATAGATAAAATCTcgtcttttttattaagtatatttttccattataatataaaacttcaCCATTTTTAAGAAGACAGAAGTtgcaaattttagtttttcagttgtaaagttttataattcaGTAAAGTGTTATAATTCAGTTGTAaagtgttttataatttttcgttttatatatgttttatggacttttcttttaaatttcaaatctaCTTAGAAAGCTCGGTATCATTTCTATACCACATTCAAAGATTTTATATGAtttgttaattctttttttcttaatttaaaatggtttttcaataatatagaACTTCTTCTTTAAGGACTGAATAGTCAGTAAACacagcattaaaaataatattacttaacAAACATTGTTTAATGGGCAAGCGATTTTTGTACCACAAGTGCtggtttttgttttcaaatttgtaAAATCTGTGTAAAATCTTGTGGTCATGTGAACTAAttatgaactttaaaaattcGCATATAGCTATAAGTAATTTTgattgaaattttgttaaatattttgtgaagTTTATGATTTATTGGGAAGTAAATTTCAGGTACCTTAATTTCACAGGAAAGGCTTAATGGGTTTGGAATGATAGCCATTAAAATCAGGTTGCACAAGGTCTCAATATCGATGAACACATTGAGTAATTGGCAAACAATCCAGAAGGGCTTATTTTGCctttaatagaatttaatttGTCAACTTTGTTATACAAGTAATTACAACGTttaataaagaacttttttactaaaaatggtaaaaattaaataatacaaaaaaataacttactttattAACAACTTTACAACAGCTAAAATATGATTCACATCATTGGTAAATTCCTAATTATTAACAATACTTTATACTATTAATAAATTCTAACAACTGgcattaataaaacaaataattatctgacaatatatatatatatatatatatatatatatatatatatatatatatatatatatatatatatatatatacacaatattacaaatatttatcataaaaattaaaaaatttagactaCTTAATGTCAACCATATTGacccccaaaaaaaaacaatttactaaaaaattaataggtGTCTGGAATAAATGGCTATACAATTCTTtgaagaataaattttatatgcatTATAAAAGACTATATAGACTTAATAATACAAAGTATATTGCTGGAATAACATTCTATAACAACACTTTATGATAACATtctataacaatatattttttaatgttggttaacctccccaaggccaagaaggctACTATAGTTAAGGAGGCTACTTTTAATTGTGGTACCAAACCttctctcaactttataactccgaaacacaaaccttgagaaacaaggccgctgcgtgcAGAAACAAGTTGAGCTTGGTAGTACCAAGGATATAAAGTAAGCGCTCTACCAttacaccactactgcattaTTACTACACACTACCCACTACCTACATTTATGAACAATAACTTCATAagctgtatttaaaaaaaaatgaaacatctCTATTGAAGTTAGAActaataacacttttttatagCACTTTTTATATCAACCATCATAACACATCAACTCCATATAAAATACAACAGAATATCAAACATTATAACATATGAACTACTAATACCTAATCCACTACCAGCAACTACTTCTATAACTACTACATTACAACTAATTACCAATAAAAACACATACCATCTAGCAATCAATACAAACTAATAAAATGATTAGCTATCACTTTACATCTTTTCAATTACAATAAGTAATAGATTATCACTGTGAGCCATAACAACCaccaaaattaactttttcccacttataacttttttttatataaagatttttttttttttaattttattattttatttttcaatggaattttattattcaaagatAAACGCAGGTtatgtatgttattttttttgtattggaCAAACTTAAACTAGTTCAGAAGTACCTAAATTACTatctttcaaaaacaatttaaatcaagatCATTTATTATCCTCCTTATACAACTCctaataaatatagaaataattagaagaaaaagaaaaaaatgattttacattACTTTTACATTAAACATCAAAAATGGTTGCTACTAACATTAAAGGTTGtacttttgctaattattttaaaactttagatttgttcctaaaaattttttttttttaattttcaaaaacttctgATTTGTTCTTGAAAAACGCTTatacttatttacttttaaaaataattttgttttaaagaaaatattattagagCTAGGGAGAGGTTGAacatcgtttttttttatagcttaaatGGACATCAACTAACACAACATTTAAAGTATGATTGCACATCAACAAACACTGCATATCaagtaacattaaatattagaGCAGGTCAATTTTGAAATTAGAAGTTTGATAATACATAATTTGTTTACTAAGAGAAAAAAGATAGGGTTCATccaaatctgttttattctaaCGAAGTTTaagctaaaataattttaaatattgataaatttaagaTTTCTATACAAAAGAATTCCATTGTATAGCAATAGATAAAATTTTGAAGGACTAAAgagaatattttcaaacaagCATCGAATGTTTGTTCTgagaataatgtttttaaaacaccttataccacaaaaaacaaatttggtgGAAGCCCTAACTCTCTTGTGAATTTAGAACCACCCACACACAGACagattattaaagatttttattttctgattaATAGTTACTATGTTTCACCataattgtaaaagttatagcagaaaaaaaaaatcatcagattgaaaaaagttaatctTAGTTACCTTTAATGTTCACTTATTGTGTATAGAAAAAAGTTGGAGTACTTCTAAATATATCAAGACTGataaaccaaaataaatgtaaaatgaaaactcAATTTAGCTCAGTCAATCGTGAATGGTCTAGAAACAAATTTTCGAagaaaactaaaattgaatgtaaatatttagaataatCACTACAACAAGAAACATGTACCGAAAATAGCATTATCAGAATCTGGTTTAAAATCTTTCAACTCTAGTGAggtaataaacatataaactgatTAACTGTTCTTTGATATTATGTATCAACAACATAGCTAGTATTACAGTTAGATGTAAATATTATGTATCAATAACATAACAAATATTACTGTTAGATGTAAATATTATGTATCAATAACATAACAAATATTACTGTTAGATGTAAATATTATGTATCAATAACATAACAAATATTACTGTTAGATGTAAATATTATGTATCAATAACATAACAAATATTACTGTTAGATGTAAATAACAagaatatactttaaaataatgcttaaactactggtaatttaaaatatagaaactCAAGTTTAGATTTTTATGAAACATATTAAATTGTGTTAATTAGTtgaattttgtaaactttttaca containing:
- the LOC136090961 gene encoding uncharacterized protein LOC136090961, with amino-acid sequence MRNKQSIRNTSTLLETANSNIATDTGYIYSLLNNNFQSVFVLEPEGPMLAFESRTEAICVVNPTSFLIVVVQKCLNYVDERKSTGYDDLHPRVLSKGAATFAESYFLIYKCSFATDVVSNLWRKLNVTPFFKNKSKLDASKYLSCSLHSMQNNESTFQTSIIENSVTNGLITRMLHGFVHCKDCV